Proteins encoded together in one Argiope bruennichi chromosome 1, qqArgBrue1.1, whole genome shotgun sequence window:
- the LOC129962193 gene encoding peregrin-like produces the protein MVLDFDVKTFCQNLRATKPPYECPVKSCGKIYKSFPGIQFHLYNYDHDNPPIQHSPSSKIRKKKGKWHPRSNRRSPSPMQISSSPRESLRYNEPQKVVEVDLNGQVHHLNIAEPIDFVLHDGTENQKKNEPKQEKVEVKHTKAKITKASKHSDASKKQKEIPTSIPKLPEASFRIIEDYNAPDAPPMPTAYYRFIEKSLEELDEDVEYDMDEEDCVWLDIMNERRRKEDLSEVSPDTFELLMDRLEKESYFQSQSTGKDLGPSIDEDAVCCICNDGECQNSNAILFCDMCNLAVHQECYGVPYIPEGQWLCRRCLQSPSRAVDCVLCPNKGGAFKQTDDGRWAHVVCALWIPEVCFANTVFLEPLDSIENIPPARWKLSCYICKQRSVGACIQCHKANCYTAFHVTCAQQAGLYMRMEAVRENNANGTSYNVRKTAYCDVHAPADMDSNQDEDSGKTDTFKKAKAKAKSREKMKKARKILAEKRTAVPIISLPTIPPERLTKISSMVSMPKKQSFLDRLLSYWILKRQSRNGVPLLRRLQTAQSSRRDHDIDKECASLGEQLQYWQKLRQDLERARLLVELIRKREKLKREYTRAHQLVTEMEIQPLIVKLRSVIEQLRERDVGEIFAKPVDLNEVPDYLEYIKHPMDLSTMLKKVEAYKYKSFDAFESDFNLMIKNCLSYNSKDTVFYRAALKMREQGGFILREARKFIAANFDFKTGLFLDKGPKIEEDSKSSDAEDNRNEKPSSTPERQLERILHKLDEAHKMKLGVSRTRRIKRLRMEANILRRKISIRASLHRKRKRLGTDSQTFSSEIKSEPNDTSLLNANESSHSTGGKSRVKQEDSQIVQDSKVEKEFQKSKSRMDQDKSKDEINVFTSCRRKGRFKKLDKSTQKAKKADDVPRSLTRNRARTKESLHEMEEKSENIKTETPTSDLRGKFRTRAKRKDSLNEEDDSAPHNKVKIKEKDNTTIEKDKKFLRTPLRRAAKEGVHNMIFTDTDDDDKCSSDFPPVSPQKAIFYGRNLRNHGTDSTDEQVECSPRVGRPRKCQKVPLKSVSNKLKNLSPPPPSLSKPLKGSPAASESVSSQDSKIQKSPPSASISPKSLKTSSPPILKPQISIGHHDSDTEKSQAETEKSQTSAMKKSHKREGSPKTSVNMRTRRSMVTRRESLKEVSSEASEPETDKSSSEMKERETRSKSARAQSRSQSENDVLSTSRKGLRKNRSTSLTTEGESMKKKTSALGSTTSVCLSQFSTPSVPQTDSFKVYRSNNQDHGTDSDDNNTESSSISTKSTSSSGSDGDSDTDSDGERSQSGSKKDKSLNSSVEFNAEEQQHLIELQPLDLVWAKCRGYPWYPALIISPNMPNSGYFHNGVPIPVPPEDVLALKSNYEEDVYLVLFFDTKRTWQWLPRNKLEPLGVDSKLDKARLVESKKAAERKAVKKAFENAILHRCRVTGESTIISNESGEES, from the coding sequence atggttctcgattttgatgttaaaacattttgtcaaaatttgagaGCCACCAAGCCTCCTTATGAATGCCCAGTGAAATCTTGTGGGaagatttataaaagtttccCAGGTATTCAGTTTCATTTGTATAATTATGATCATGATAATCCTCCAATCCAACATTCACCATCATCCAAAATCCGAAAGAAAAAAGGGAAATGGCATCCACGATCCAATCGCAGATCACCTTCTCCAATGCAGATTTCATCTAGTCCCAGAGAAAGTTTGCGCTATAATGAACCTCAAAAAGTTGTGGAGGTTGATTTAAATGGACAGGTACATCATTTAAACATTGCTGAACCAATAGATTTTGTACTTCATGATGGAActgaaaaccagaaaaaaaacGAACCCAAGCAAGAGAAAGTAGAAGTCAAGCACACAAAAGCCAAGATCACAAAAGCAAGCAAGCATTCGGATGCATCTAAAAAGCAAAAAGAGATACCAACTAGTATTCCCAAGTTGCCAGAAGCTTCCTTTAGAATTATTGAAGATTATAATGCTCCTGATGCTCCTCCCATGCCTACTGCTTATTATCGTTTCATTGAAAAATCATTAGAGGAATTAGATGAAGATGTTGAATATGATATGGATGAAGAAGATTGTGTGTGGCTTGATATTATGAATGAGAGACGTAGAAAGGAAGATTTATCAGAAGTATCTCCAGATACTTTTGAACTTTTAATGGATCGTTTAGAAAAAGAATCTTACTTTCAAAGCCAGTCAACTGGTAAAGATTTGGGCCCATCCATTGATGAAGATGCAGTGTGTTGTATATGCAACGATGGCGAATGCCAAAATTCTAATGCTATTCTTTTCTGTGATATGTGCAACTTGGCTGTTCATCAAGAATGCTATGGAGTTCCTTACATTCCTGAAGGACAGTGGTTATGTAGAAGATGCCTACAATCTCCTTCAAGAGCAGTTGACTGTGTTTTATGTCCTAATAAGGGTGGGGCATTCAAGCAGACTGATGATGGTAGATGGGCTCATGTTGTTTGTGCATTATGGATACCTGAAGTCTGCTTtgcaaatacagtttttttagAGCCATTAGATAGCATTGAGAATATACCACCAGCACGATGGAAACTATCTTGTTACATTTGTAAACAAAGAAGTGTTGGAGCATGTATTCAATGTCATAAAGCAAACTGTTATACTGCCTTCCATGTAACATGTGCACAACAAGCTGGGCTTTACATGCGAATGGAGGCTGTAAGGGAAAATAATGCAAATGGAACGTCATACAATGTTCGCAAGACTGCATATTGTGATGTGCATGCTCCTGCTGACATGGATAGCAATCAGGATGAGGATAGTGGTAAAACTGATACATTTAAGAAAGCCAAAGCCAAGGCTAAATCTCgagaaaagatgaaaaaagcCAGGAAAATTTTGGCAGAAAAACGAACTGCTGTACCTATTATATCGCTTCCAACAATCCCACCGGAGAGATTGACCAAAATATCAAGTATGGTATCTATGCctaaaaaacaatcttttttggATAGATTATTAAGTTATTGGATATTAAAACGCCAATCAAGAAATGGAGTTCCCTTGTTAAGAAGGCTGCAGACAGCTCAGTCTTCTCGTCGTGATCATGACATTGACAAAGAATGTGCATCTTTAGGAGAGCAGTTGCAGTATTGGCAAAAATTGCGTCAAGATTTGGAAAGAGCAAGGTTGTTAGTTGAATTAATTCGTAAAAGAGAAAAACTTAAAAGAGAGTATACCCGAGCTCATCAGCTAGTTACTGAAATGGAAATACAGCCTCTGATAGTTAAATTGAGGAGTGTTATTGAGCAGTTGCGTGAACGAGATGTTGGTGAAATTTTTGCTAAACCTGTGGATTTGAATGAAGTTCCAGATTATTTAGAGTACATCAAACACCCTATGGATTTATCAACAATGTTGAAAAAAGTAGAGGCatacaaatataaaagttttgatgCTTTTGAgagtgattttaatttaatgataaaaaattgtttgtcttACAATTCAAAGGATACAGTCTTTTATAGAGCTGCTTTGAAGATGAGAGAACAAGGAGGCTTTATATTACGAGAAGCTAGGAAATTCATTGctgcaaattttgattttaaaactggTTTGTTTTTAGATAAAGGCCCTAAAATTGAAGAAGATTCTAAATCTAGTGATGCAGAAGATAATAGAAATGAGAAGCCGTCTTCTACACCAGAAAGACAATTGGaaagaattttgcataaattagaTGAAGCTCATAAAATGAAACTAGGTGTTTCTCGTACAAGAAGAATTAAACGGCTACGAATGGAAGCAAATATTTTGAGgagaaaaatatctataagagcTTCTTTACATCGCAAAAGGAAACGTCTTGGAACAGATTCACAAACattttcatctgaaataaaaTCTGAACCAAATGATACAAGTTTGCTGAATGCAAACGAAAGTTCTCACTCAACTGGTGGTAAATCTAGAGTAAAACAAGAAGATTCTCAAATTGTACAAGATTCTAAAgttgaaaaagaatttcagaaatcaaaatcGCGTATGGATCAAGACAAatcaaaagatgaaattaatgtatttacTAGTTGTAGACGAAAAGGAAGATTTAAAAAACTTGATAAATCTACTCAAAAAGCCAAAAAAGCTGATGATGTTCCTCGTAGTTTGACAAGAAATAGAGCAAGAACTAAAGAATCTCTTCATGAAATGGAGGAAAAATccgaaaatataaaaactgaaacacCGACATCCGATCTTCGTGGTAAATTTAGAACAAGAGCAAAACGTAAGGATTCTTTAAATGAAGAAGATGATAGTGCCCCTCATAACAaagttaaaatcaaagaaaaagataatacaaCCATAGAAAAGGACAAAAAGTTTCTTAGAACACCTTTACGAAGAGCTGCAAAAGAAGGAGTTCATAATATGATATTTACTGATACAGATGATGATGATAAGTGCTCATCAGATTTCCCACCTGTTTCTCCACAAAAAGCTATCTTTTATGGTCGAAACTTAAGAAATCATGGAACTGATAGCACTGATGAACAGGTTGAATGTAGTCCTCGTGTTGGCAGACCTAGGAAGTGTCAGAAAGTGCCTCTAAAATCTGTAagtaataaacttaaaaatctgTCACCTCCTCCACCATCATTATCAAAACCTTTAAAGGGTTCCCCAGCAGCATCTGAATCAGTCTCATCTCAAgattctaaaatacaaaaaagccCACCATCAGCTTCTATTTCACCTAAGTCTCTAAAAACTAGTTCACCTCCAATTTTAAAACCTCAAATTTCTATCGGGCATCATGATTCTGATACAGAAAAATCTCAAGCTGAGACTGAGAAAAGCCAAACTTCAGCTATGAAAAAATCTCATAAACGTGAGGGCTCCCCTAAAACTTCTGTAAATATGAGGACACGTCGGTCAATGGTGACTAGAAGAGAAAGTCTCAAGGAGGTCAGTTCAGAAGCCAGTGAACCTGAAACTGACAAGTCATCATCAGAAATGAAGGAAAGAGAAACCAGAAGCAAAAGTGCTAGAGCACAGAGTCGATCTCAGTCAGAAAATGATGTCCTTTCAACTTCTAGAAAAGGGCTTAGAAAGAATCGATCTACTAGTCTGACCACTGAAGGTGaatcaatgaaaaagaaaacatcagCATTAGGCAGTACAACTTCTGTTTGTCTTTCTCAGTTTTCTACCCCTTCTGTTCCTCAAACAGATAGTTTTAAAGTCTACAGATCTAATAACCAAGACCATGGCACAGATTCAGATGATAATAATACTGAGTCTAGTAGTATTTCAACAAAAAGTACTAGTAGTTCGGGTTCTGATGGAGATTCAGATACAGATAGTGATGGAGAAAGATCTCAGTCTGGATCGAAGAAGGACAAGAGTCTAAATTCTTCTGTGGAATTCAATGCTGAAGAACAGCAGCATCTCATTGAGCTACAACCTTTAGATCTGGTTTGGGCAAAATGTCGAGGATATCCTTGGTATCCAGCATTAATCATAAGTCCAAATATGCCCAATTCTGGGTACTTCCACAATGGTGTGCCCATTCCTGTTCCACCAGAAGATGTTTTGGCACTAAAGTCTAATTATGAAGAAGAtgtatatttagtattatttttcgaTACTAAAAGGACGTGGCAATGGCTTCCTCGAAATAAATTGGAACCACTAGGTGTAGATTCTAAGTTAGATAAGGCACGACTTGTTGAATCAAAAAAAGCTGCAGAGCGCAAGGCAGTGAAAAAggcatttgaaaatgctatactTCACAGGTGCCGTGTGACTGGTGAGTCAACAATTATATCTAATGAATCTGGTGAAGAAAGTTAA